ACTTGTCCGACCGCTATATCGTTCGACAGTCATCGTCTTTCGGAAACGAATGCTCGTTGTTTCTCAAGAACTCGAGGTCGGTTTCGATGACCGCATTATAAAGAGAATGGCATAAAAGTCAATTGCCCTGGCGATTTGTTTTCGTTACCGACGAATCAAAACACGTACCCTCGCTTGACCCAGTAATGCCAATCCGCGACAGCTTCGCGCGTCTCCTTATCGGTCTGCGTAATCGGCTCGACTTGGCTCAGGGGAATTGCAAGGTTGCGTTTTTCCCACCGCGTCTCGACAAACATTTCGTGTTCACACTCACTCGTCGGCGCCATGCCCAGAATTTCCATCGCATCACCTTTGCGGAGGACCGAGATGGCGCGCTCCTCGATGCAACGCGCGGTAAATGGAAACTGGATCGTGTCCTGCAAATAATAATACCAGCCCATTGCTTGCTCTTCGGGTCCATTCGCGTCCACGATGATTTCATCATAGATGCGTTGTTCGCGCTTGGGATCTTTTTCTACCGGTCGCATTTGATTATCACCCCCTGACCAAACCATCCACAAAATCTTTTGACAGGCGCAAGCCCGCGCCAGTCAGTTGCGTTACACGCTTGACTGCTAGCACGTTGTTACCTTGTCGCACAAGCGTCCGTAGTTCAAGCACAATCTCATCGGGTAGTTTGATCGCCTGGGTTTTGGGGTCGTATGGAAAAGGGGGAACGGTTTTCTTACGGGCGCGTTCAAATTCCGCTTCGAGCATTTGCAGAATCAAAGGTTCAGCGCGGCGTTTCTTAGCCATTCGCTTCCATCCATTTCTCT
This sequence is a window from Chloroflexota bacterium. Protein-coding genes within it:
- a CDS encoding calcium-binding protein translates to MRPVEKDPKREQRIYDEIIVDANGPEEQAMGWYYYLQDTIQFPFTARCIEERAISVLRKGDAMEILGMAPTSECEHEMFVETRWEKRNLAIPLSQVEPITQTDKETREAVADWHYWVKRGYVF